In Marivirga salinae, a single window of DNA contains:
- a CDS encoding penicillin-binding protein 1A yields the protein MPKKKKKKNLKQRIIKLLSLLIGSGILLLILFFFSIKAGMFGKLPDDEILTNINNAQATEILDENNENIGFLYRSYRSNIKYDELPQHLIDALVATEDVRFFEHSGIDYRSLFRVLIKTVILQDRSAGGGSTLSQQLAKNLFPREYSYNFEIIPIKIKEAIIATRLEDLYSKEDLLTLYLNTVSFPDNTFGIEAASQTFFNKPVNRLTVEESAILVGSLKATYTYNPRIFPENSIERRNVVLSQMVKYNKISDKAYQEAIDKKIELDYHPVKADEGTAPYFREQVRKELVKWADEYEKETGKAIDIYGDGLKIHTTLNKKMQLYAESAMKEHMQKLQKAFEDNWGNLAPWKKKSVYEQYIKRSHHYKALKNQGKSEEEIQKILNEKKEMQLFDWSGSDVQTMSVIDSIQHSLKTLQSGFVAMDPKSGAVKTWIGGIDFEYFKYDHVTQSKRQVGSTFKPLVYLAALENGVEPCDYFPARAVSYDNLEGWKPTNSDNEDYAHINVSMPEALKKSMNTVSVKILEETGIRSVINLAEDVGIKSDLPEVASLALGTAELSMLELATAYSSFLNDGKASDPYFIKKITDASGNVLGEFKSENEYKQAFSGLNQEMILEMMQEVVNSGTASRLRWRYKLRNDIAGKTGTTQNNRDGWFVGLLPNLVTISWTGSDNGSIGFRSTSLGQGANSALPIFGLWMQKVNADAKLKHYSNSRFRPLSDKAQRLMDCPPIKEDGFFKKLFTNPDKEKSKDFDEDGKEKKGIFKRIKKLFNKDG from the coding sequence ATGCCAAAAAAGAAAAAGAAAAAGAATTTAAAACAACGAATTATTAAATTACTATCCTTGCTTATAGGATCAGGGATATTACTCCTCATTTTATTTTTCTTTAGCATAAAAGCGGGGATGTTTGGGAAGTTACCTGATGATGAAATATTAACTAATATTAATAACGCACAGGCTACTGAAATTCTAGATGAAAATAATGAGAATATTGGATTTCTTTATAGGAGCTATCGGTCGAATATAAAATATGATGAATTGCCTCAACATTTAATAGATGCTTTGGTGGCAACGGAAGATGTTCGTTTTTTTGAACATTCGGGTATTGATTATAGAAGTCTTTTTAGAGTATTAATTAAAACTGTCATACTTCAAGATCGGTCTGCAGGTGGGGGTAGTACGCTTTCTCAACAGCTTGCAAAGAATTTATTTCCTAGGGAGTATTCTTATAATTTTGAAATTATTCCTATAAAAATAAAGGAAGCTATTATAGCCACCCGTCTTGAGGATCTTTATTCTAAAGAGGATTTGCTTACCCTCTACCTTAATACTGTTAGCTTTCCAGATAATACATTCGGTATAGAGGCAGCATCACAAACTTTTTTCAATAAACCAGTGAATAGGTTGACAGTAGAAGAATCAGCCATCTTGGTGGGTAGTTTGAAAGCTACCTATACGTATAATCCGAGAATTTTTCCTGAGAATAGCATTGAAAGAAGAAATGTAGTGCTTTCTCAAATGGTGAAGTATAATAAGATTAGTGATAAAGCTTATCAAGAAGCAATTGATAAAAAGATTGAACTGGATTATCATCCAGTTAAGGCAGATGAAGGGACAGCACCCTATTTTAGAGAACAGGTGAGAAAAGAACTGGTGAAATGGGCAGATGAATATGAAAAAGAAACTGGTAAAGCCATTGATATCTACGGTGATGGCTTGAAGATCCACACCACGCTTAATAAAAAAATGCAGTTGTATGCTGAATCAGCAATGAAAGAGCATATGCAAAAATTGCAAAAGGCTTTTGAAGATAATTGGGGGAATTTGGCTCCTTGGAAAAAGAAATCTGTTTATGAGCAATATATTAAACGCTCTCATCATTATAAAGCTTTGAAAAATCAAGGAAAGTCAGAGGAAGAAATTCAAAAGATATTAAACGAAAAGAAGGAAATGCAGCTCTTTGATTGGTCGGGGAGTGATGTGCAGACCATGAGTGTAATCGATAGTATTCAACATTCCTTAAAGACTTTGCAATCTGGTTTCGTGGCAATGGATCCAAAATCTGGTGCTGTTAAAACCTGGATAGGAGGTATTGATTTTGAATATTTTAAGTATGACCATGTAACTCAAAGCAAGAGACAAGTAGGTTCTACTTTTAAGCCATTGGTTTATTTGGCAGCCCTTGAAAATGGAGTGGAGCCTTGTGATTATTTTCCAGCAAGAGCGGTTTCCTATGATAATTTAGAAGGCTGGAAACCCACCAATAGCGATAATGAAGATTATGCACATATAAATGTGAGCATGCCAGAAGCATTAAAAAAGTCGATGAATACAGTTTCGGTGAAGATTTTAGAAGAAACAGGAATTCGTTCAGTCATAAATTTAGCGGAAGATGTGGGGATTAAATCTGATTTACCAGAAGTGGCTTCTTTGGCATTGGGCACAGCAGAGCTGAGTATGTTGGAATTGGCCACGGCTTATTCATCTTTCTTGAATGACGGAAAAGCATCGGATCCATATTTTATTAAAAAAATCACAGATGCTTCTGGAAATGTTTTGGGAGAGTTTAAATCTGAAAATGAATATAAACAAGCTTTTTCTGGCCTCAATCAAGAAATGATATTGGAGATGATGCAAGAGGTGGTTAATTCAGGTACTGCATCTCGATTGCGGTGGCGATATAAATTAAGGAATGATATAGCTGGAAAAACTGGTACTACTCAAAATAATCGAGACGGCTGGTTCGTAGGCTTATTGCCTAATCTGGTTACCATTAGCTGGACAGGTTCGGATAATGGGAGCATAGGTTTTAGAAGCACTTCATTAGGACAGGGAGCTAATTCAGCACTGCCGATTTTTGGCTTATGGATGCAAAAAGTTAATGCAGATGCAAAGCTTAAGCATTACAGTAATAGTCGATTCCGACCTTTATCGGATAAAGCCCAAAGGTTAATGGATTGTCCTCCAATTAAAGAAGATGGATTCTTTAAGAAATTATTTACTAATCCTGATAAAGAGAAAAGTAAAGATTTTGATGAAGATGGAAAGGAAAAGAAAGGAATTTTTAAGCGGATTAAAAAGCTTTTCAATAAGGATGGGTAA
- a CDS encoding LLM class flavin-dependent oxidoreductase → MSKLKNIPYSILELASVGKDISVKKTFENSLDLAQIAEHLGYKRFWLAEHHNMVSIASSATAVLIGHIASGTQKIRVGSGGIMLPNHSPLIVAEQFGTLGSIYPNRIDLGLGRAPGTDQTTAHAIRSDRNQSVHKFPEEVSEIQRYFSLDNRSSNVRATVAEGVEVPIFILGSSTDSAHLAAKNGLPYVFASHFAPTQLFEALNIYYNEFQPSKYLKEPYTIAGINVIAAETDTEAERLSTSMIRMMLGVMTNNLDYMQPPTEMTAELRELSNHPAFQKMMQFAFVGSKEKVQSQTEDFINKTGVDEVIVASHIYDHEARVNSYKIFSEIMKGETVENVS, encoded by the coding sequence ATGTCGAAATTAAAGAATATACCATACTCTATATTAGAATTAGCTAGTGTAGGTAAAGATATTAGCGTCAAAAAAACTTTTGAAAATAGCCTTGATTTAGCTCAAATAGCTGAACACTTAGGATATAAACGATTTTGGTTGGCCGAGCATCATAATATGGTCAGCATCGCCAGTTCTGCTACAGCTGTTTTAATTGGACACATTGCAAGTGGCACCCAAAAGATAAGAGTAGGGTCAGGTGGGATCATGTTGCCAAATCATTCTCCACTGATCGTTGCGGAGCAATTTGGCACGCTAGGAAGCATTTATCCTAATAGAATTGATCTAGGATTAGGAAGAGCACCAGGCACAGATCAGACAACTGCTCACGCCATTCGTTCGGATAGAAACCAATCTGTGCATAAGTTTCCTGAAGAGGTTAGTGAAATTCAACGCTATTTTTCTTTGGATAACAGAAGTTCAAATGTTCGCGCTACTGTAGCAGAAGGAGTGGAAGTTCCTATTTTCATATTAGGTTCAAGTACAGATAGCGCGCATTTAGCTGCTAAAAATGGTTTACCTTATGTATTTGCATCTCACTTTGCACCAACACAACTTTTCGAAGCTTTAAATATTTATTATAATGAGTTTCAGCCCTCAAAGTATTTGAAAGAGCCTTATACAATAGCAGGGATAAATGTTATTGCAGCTGAAACGGATACGGAAGCAGAAAGATTATCAACTTCAATGATTAGGATGATGTTGGGTGTGATGACAAACAATTTAGACTATATGCAGCCACCAACAGAAATGACGGCTGAATTAAGAGAATTATCGAATCATCCAGCTTTTCAAAAAATGATGCAATTTGCTTTTGTTGGGAGTAAGGAAAAAGTGCAGAGCCAAACTGAAGATTTTATAAACAAAACTGGTGTAGATGAAGTGATTGTGGCATCACATATTTACGATCATGAAGCTAGGGTAAATTCTTACAAAATTTTCTCTGAAATTATGAAAGGAGAGACGGTTGAGAATGTTTCCTGA
- a CDS encoding NeuD/PglB/VioB family sugar acetyltransferase gives MTEIAIYGAGGFGREVNLIVQQLIKKGFPYHFLGFFDDEDKSSELGKLYLGNTETLNNWNSSISIALAIGDGKIRKKVIERITNPRVEFSKVVSPHAIFNDIISIGTGSIICAGANLTTNIQVGEFVVINLNATVGHDCKLDNFSSIMPGANLAGEVNLKECAFVGSGANVLNGVEIAENSVLGSGGVLTKDLESNKTAIGVPAKIIEK, from the coding sequence ATGACAGAAATTGCAATATACGGTGCAGGTGGCTTTGGCAGAGAAGTTAATTTGATTGTTCAGCAACTTATTAAAAAAGGCTTTCCTTATCATTTTTTAGGTTTTTTTGATGATGAAGATAAATCATCTGAATTAGGAAAATTATATTTAGGAAATACTGAAACACTAAATAATTGGAATAGCTCAATTTCCATTGCTTTAGCGATAGGAGATGGAAAAATAAGAAAGAAAGTGATTGAAAGGATAACGAATCCCAGGGTGGAATTTTCCAAAGTAGTTTCTCCACATGCTATTTTTAATGATATCATTAGTATTGGAACAGGAAGTATTATTTGTGCGGGCGCAAATTTGACCACCAACATTCAAGTAGGAGAATTTGTGGTGATAAATTTAAATGCTACGGTTGGGCATGATTGTAAATTAGATAATTTTAGTTCAATTATGCCAGGTGCCAATTTAGCAGGAGAAGTTAATTTAAAGGAATGTGCTTTTGTAGGTAGTGGTGCCAATGTATTGAATGGAGTTGAAATAGCTGAAAATTCTGTTTTAGGGTCTGGCGGAGTACTTACTAAAGATTTGGAATCTAATAAAACTGCAATTGGGGTTCCCGCTAAAATTATAGAAAAGTGA
- a CDS encoding peptidylprolyl isomerase, with protein MSKAEIVTNKGTLKIEFYDDATPNTVKNFHDLANKGFYDGLTFHRVIPDFVVQGGCPDGTGAGGPGYSIDCETDGEKQYHEKGVLSMAHAGKNTGGSQFFICHSRQNTQHLDGKHTAFGKVYEGLDIIDDIRQGDVMEKVTIID; from the coding sequence ATGAGCAAAGCAGAAATAGTAACCAACAAAGGCACATTAAAAATAGAATTTTATGATGATGCTACTCCCAATACTGTGAAAAATTTTCACGATTTGGCTAATAAAGGTTTTTATGATGGTTTAACTTTCCACAGAGTTATTCCTGATTTCGTAGTGCAAGGCGGTTGCCCTGATGGAACAGGTGCAGGTGGTCCTGGCTATTCAATTGACTGCGAAACAGATGGCGAAAAGCAATACCATGAAAAAGGTGTTTTATCTATGGCGCATGCTGGTAAAAACACAGGTGGATCTCAATTCTTTATCTGCCACAGCAGACAAAACACTCAGCATTTAGATGGAAAACATACTGCTTTCGGAAAAGTGTATGAAGGCTTGGATATTATTGATGATATCCGCCAAGGAGATGTAATGGAAAAGGTGACGATAATTGATTGA
- a CDS encoding acetyltransferase — MLLFGASGHAKVIVDILLSKGIQVKGFYDDDESIEQLWGIPVIGKPKDFNSSIEECIVSIGKNDTRKKVVQQIADAEFGIAIHDKSNLGSHVEIGEGTVIMAGTIINADTKIGEHVIINTSASVDHDCLIEDFTHIAPNASLCGGVEVGEGTLIGAGATVIPLVKIGKWCTIGAGAVVVEDVPDNSIVVGNPAKIIKKTV; from the coding sequence ATGCTATTATTCGGAGCAAGTGGACATGCAAAAGTGATAGTTGATATTCTATTATCTAAAGGTATTCAGGTGAAAGGATTTTACGATGACGATGAATCCATAGAGCAGCTCTGGGGTATTCCAGTTATAGGTAAACCAAAGGATTTTAATAGTTCTATAGAAGAATGCATTGTTTCCATTGGTAAGAATGATACTCGTAAGAAGGTAGTTCAACAAATAGCTGATGCTGAATTTGGTATTGCTATACATGATAAATCTAATTTAGGTTCGCATGTAGAAATTGGAGAAGGAACTGTAATTATGGCTGGTACCATTATCAATGCTGACACAAAAATTGGAGAACACGTAATTATCAATACTTCAGCCAGCGTTGATCATGATTGTTTGATAGAAGATTTTACACATATTGCGCCTAATGCATCACTTTGTGGTGGAGTAGAAGTTGGAGAAGGAACTTTGATAGGAGCAGGAGCCACTGTGATTCCTTTAGTGAAAATAGGAAAATGGTGCACTATCGGTGCAGGAGCTGTAGTAGTAGAAGATGTTCCAGACAATTCAATTGTTGTTGGAAACCCTGCTAAGATTATTAAAAAGACAGTTTAA
- a CDS encoding 3-hydroxybutyryl-CoA dehydrogenase: MENIAVIGSGTMGNGIAHVFAQNGFKVSLIDISEAALEKGMATIGKNLDRQVKKEKIDEAKKTETLNNITTFTSVKEGAKGADLVVEAATENTELKLKIFKELDEVCDEKTILASNTSSISITKIGSVTNRPEKVIGMHFMNPVPVMKLVEIIRGYSTSDEVTERIMEMSKKLGKIPEEVNDYPGFIANRILMPMINEAIFSLFEGVAGVKEIDSVMKLGMAHPMGPLQLADFIGLDVCLSILNVLHDGLGDPKYRPCPLLINMVQAGKLGAKSGEGFYNYSHGTKDLVVADTFKK; this comes from the coding sequence ATGGAAAATATAGCAGTAATTGGATCAGGAACAATGGGTAATGGCATTGCGCACGTTTTTGCCCAAAATGGATTCAAAGTTTCTTTAATAGACATAAGTGAAGCTGCCCTAGAAAAAGGAATGGCTACTATTGGCAAGAACTTGGACAGACAAGTAAAGAAAGAAAAAATAGATGAAGCCAAAAAAACTGAAACCCTTAATAACATCACTACTTTCACTTCAGTAAAAGAGGGCGCAAAAGGTGCTGATTTAGTAGTGGAAGCTGCAACAGAAAATACTGAATTAAAGCTGAAAATATTTAAAGAATTAGATGAGGTTTGTGATGAAAAAACCATTCTAGCGTCTAACACAAGCTCTATTTCCATTACAAAAATTGGATCCGTTACCAACAGACCAGAGAAAGTTATTGGAATGCACTTTATGAATCCGGTGCCGGTGATGAAATTAGTGGAAATTATCCGTGGATATTCTACTTCTGATGAAGTAACAGAGCGTATCATGGAGATGTCGAAAAAATTAGGTAAAATTCCTGAAGAGGTAAATGACTACCCTGGTTTTATCGCAAACAGAATATTGATGCCAATGATCAATGAAGCTATCTTTAGTTTATTTGAAGGAGTTGCAGGTGTAAAAGAAATTGATTCAGTGATGAAATTAGGAATGGCGCACCCTATGGGACCATTGCAATTAGCTGACTTCATTGGCTTGGATGTATGTTTAAGCATTTTGAATGTATTACACGATGGTTTAGGTGATCCTAAATACAGACCATGTCCGTTATTAATCAATATGGTGCAAGCTGGAAAATTAGGAGCTAAATCTGGTGAAGGCTTTTATAATTACAGCCACGGAACAAAAGATTTAGTAGTAGCTGATACTTTCAAAAAATAA
- a CDS encoding thioredoxin family protein, whose amino-acid sequence MIEKVTDINLEEQLNKNEKVIVKFFADWCGVCKAFEPQFKKMAEEADGSVKFLEINAPDNPKARLSAGVYSLPFFASYENGKLKEKISSSDRKAVQQLIDGISNTETAN is encoded by the coding sequence ATGATTGAAAAAGTTACTGACATTAATTTAGAAGAACAATTAAATAAAAATGAAAAAGTGATCGTGAAATTTTTTGCCGATTGGTGTGGCGTTTGTAAGGCTTTTGAACCTCAATTCAAAAAAATGGCTGAAGAAGCGGACGGGAGTGTAAAGTTTTTAGAAATTAATGCTCCTGACAACCCAAAAGCAAGGTTGTCTGCTGGTGTGTATAGTTTGCCCTTTTTCGCTAGTTATGAAAATGGAAAGCTTAAAGAAAAAATTTCCTCATCAGATAGAAAAGCAGTTCAACAATTAATTGATGGTATAAGTAATACTGAAACTGCTAATTAA
- a CDS encoding exosortase F system-associated membrane protein, which translates to MKNKDWLQPNRKQRIFLIFISIISLGIIFIGQRFDYSLLFSDNLNPQNQFIINRSIRFLLNDNLVLLLIYGLFYDKKYVKFGLAVEAFGFFFLLIPYFILRYYTSIDHMYISFIHRLIINPTLMGLLIPAIYIQKIKN; encoded by the coding sequence ATGAAAAATAAAGATTGGCTTCAGCCTAATAGAAAACAAAGAATCTTTCTGATTTTTATCAGTATTATAAGCTTAGGTATTATATTTATTGGCCAACGTTTTGATTATAGTTTATTGTTTTCTGATAATCTGAATCCTCAAAATCAGTTTATAATCAATAGAAGTATTCGTTTTCTTTTAAATGATAATTTAGTGCTCCTGCTAATTTATGGGCTTTTTTATGATAAAAAATATGTGAAATTTGGTTTGGCAGTGGAAGCATTTGGTTTCTTCTTTTTATTGATTCCTTATTTCATTTTGAGGTATTATACTTCAATTGATCATATGTATATCAGCTTTATCCATAGATTAATTATTAATCCTACTTTAATGGGTTTGCTGATTCCAGCGATCTATATTCAGAAGATTAAAAACTGA
- a CDS encoding M1 family metallopeptidase, whose translation MKIKLLGFVMAMLMSSVFVFGQTDRWQQAIKYEMEIDMDVETHQFEGEQKAVYTNNSPDQLNKVFYHLYYNAFQPNSMMDVRSRTIKDPDRRVGDRISKLSEDEIGYQKIKSLKQDGKDVDFEVVGTILEVDLNKPINPGESSTFEMEFEAQVPVQIRRTGRDNAEGISYSMAQWYPKMAEYDYQGWHSNPYIGREFHGIWGDFDVKITIDKDFILGGTGYIQNPNEVGHGYQEEGVKPGKGKKGKHTWHFKAPKVIDFMWAADPDFTHVKAQVPDGPELHFLYQMNDETKENWEKLPEYTVKAFEYANKTFGKYPYEQYSVIQGGDGGMEYPMATLITGERSLGSLVGVTVHEMFHSWYQGVLATNEALYEWMDEGFTSFGSAETMNVIMEEGQENPQSGNYRGYFALAASGYEEPMSTHADHYVTNFAYGRAAYSKGATFLGQLRYIMGEDVFYPAMRTYFEEWKFKHPNDNDFIRVMEKASGLELDWYKEYFVYSTKQIDYGIKTVIEKDRKSFVTLEKIGEMPMPLEVSITYNDGSSELVYIPLRIMRGEKSFDADNVNILADWPWVFPTYTFELDQPASNIKSMVIDENEGMADVDRDNNAFHADEHLKPTFEK comes from the coding sequence ATGAAAATAAAATTATTAGGATTTGTAATGGCTATGTTGATGAGTTCTGTTTTTGTTTTTGGACAAACAGATCGTTGGCAACAAGCTATAAAATATGAAATGGAGATTGATATGGATGTGGAAACGCATCAATTCGAGGGGGAACAAAAGGCAGTTTATACCAATAATTCGCCTGATCAATTGAATAAGGTGTTTTATCATCTTTATTATAATGCTTTTCAGCCCAATAGTATGATGGATGTTCGATCAAGAACAATCAAAGATCCGGACAGAAGAGTAGGAGATAGAATTAGCAAATTAAGTGAGGATGAAATAGGCTATCAAAAGATCAAAAGCTTAAAACAAGATGGAAAAGATGTTGATTTTGAGGTAGTAGGGACTATTCTAGAAGTTGATTTGAATAAGCCTATTAATCCAGGAGAGTCTTCCACTTTTGAAATGGAATTTGAAGCGCAAGTACCGGTTCAAATCAGAAGAACTGGTCGAGATAATGCAGAAGGAATAAGCTATTCTATGGCACAATGGTATCCAAAAATGGCTGAATATGATTATCAGGGATGGCATTCAAATCCTTATATCGGAAGAGAATTTCACGGTATTTGGGGAGATTTTGATGTGAAAATTACTATTGATAAAGATTTTATCTTAGGTGGAACTGGATACATTCAAAACCCAAATGAAGTGGGGCATGGCTATCAAGAAGAGGGTGTAAAACCTGGTAAAGGTAAAAAAGGAAAACATACTTGGCACTTTAAAGCACCTAAAGTAATTGATTTTATGTGGGCTGCTGATCCTGATTTTACCCACGTAAAGGCTCAAGTTCCTGATGGACCAGAATTACATTTCTTATACCAGATGAATGATGAAACTAAAGAGAACTGGGAAAAGTTACCTGAGTATACCGTAAAAGCCTTTGAATATGCTAATAAAACATTTGGTAAATATCCATATGAACAATATTCTGTAATACAAGGTGGAGATGGCGGAATGGAATATCCTATGGCTACTTTGATTACGGGAGAAAGAAGCTTAGGTAGCCTGGTAGGTGTAACTGTTCATGAGATGTTCCACAGTTGGTATCAAGGAGTTTTAGCTACAAATGAAGCATTGTATGAGTGGATGGATGAAGGTTTTACTTCTTTTGGTTCTGCTGAAACGATGAATGTAATCATGGAGGAAGGACAAGAAAATCCTCAATCTGGAAATTATAGAGGATATTTTGCGCTTGCTGCAAGTGGATATGAAGAGCCGATGAGTACGCATGCTGATCATTATGTAACCAATTTTGCTTACGGTAGAGCGGCTTATTCTAAGGGAGCTACTTTTTTAGGACAGTTGAGATACATAATGGGAGAAGATGTCTTTTATCCAGCTATGAGAACTTATTTTGAGGAGTGGAAATTCAAACATCCTAATGATAATGATTTCATCAGAGTGATGGAAAAAGCATCTGGTTTGGAATTGGATTGGTATAAGGAGTATTTTGTTTATTCTACCAAACAAATTGATTACGGAATTAAAACTGTAATTGAAAAGGATCGAAAGTCATTTGTGACTTTAGAGAAAATAGGAGAGATGCCTATGCCTTTAGAAGTTTCCATTACTTATAATGATGGCAGCAGCGAATTGGTATATATTCCATTAAGAATTATGAGAGGTGAAAAGTCTTTTGATGCTGATAATGTGAATATTTTAGCTGATTGGCCTTGGGTATTTCCTACTTACACATTTGAATTAGATCAGCCTGCTTCTAATATTAAAAGTATGGTGATAGATGAAAATGAAGGAATGGCAGATGTTGACAGAGACAACAATGCTTTTCATGCTGATGAACATTTGAAACCAACATTTGAAAAATAA
- the xrtF gene encoding exosortase family protein XrtF has protein sequence MSLYQDFKPSILFLAKFIGLYIVLNVAYGFYLDASKGEADFMTKWVTEQTATIIDVYEDKIATGPKEDLKSIFIYKDSQAILSVYEGCNGLNVMVIFVSFLIAYGKIGKRMLWFIPLGILVIHLFNILRILLLFHVTISMPDFLYFSHKYLFTAFIYIAVFGMWALWIFKVNEK, from the coding sequence GTGAGCTTATATCAAGATTTCAAACCGTCCATTCTTTTTCTAGCAAAATTTATTGGCTTATATATTGTGCTGAATGTAGCTTATGGATTTTACCTTGATGCCTCCAAAGGTGAAGCAGATTTTATGACCAAATGGGTAACGGAGCAAACTGCTACAATTATTGATGTTTATGAAGATAAAATTGCCACAGGGCCAAAAGAGGATTTGAAGAGCATTTTTATTTACAAGGATAGTCAGGCTATTCTATCTGTTTATGAAGGCTGTAATGGTTTAAACGTAATGGTCATTTTTGTTTCTTTCTTGATAGCCTATGGTAAAATAGGAAAACGAATGCTATGGTTTATACCACTGGGGATTTTAGTCATTCATTTATTTAATATTTTAAGAATATTACTTTTGTTTCATGTTACGATTTCCATGCCTGACTTTCTCTATTTCAGTCATAAATATTTATTTACAGCCTTTATTTATATAGCCGTATTCGGTATGTGGGCACTTTGGATATTTAAAGTAAATGAAAAATAA
- a CDS encoding DUF3820 family protein, giving the protein MEGLNPQILNDLVRVKMPFGKYKGTLLCNLPVSYLEWFKRKDGFPPGKLGMQMETLWVIKTNGLEDLLKPLR; this is encoded by the coding sequence ATGGAAGGATTAAATCCTCAAATATTAAATGATTTAGTCAGAGTAAAGATGCCCTTTGGAAAATATAAGGGCACTTTACTTTGTAATTTACCTGTCTCCTATCTTGAGTGGTTTAAAAGAAAAGATGGATTCCCTCCTGGGAAGTTAGGCATGCAAATGGAAACACTCTGGGTCATCAAAACCAACGGCCTAGAAGACTTACTGAAACCGCTGAGGTAA
- a CDS encoding substrate-binding domain-containing protein: MSKTIRIGGVPEHYNTPIHLAIESGAIENEGLKVEWKTFEGGTGEMREALINNEVDICAILTEGIVSGILQGVPAKIISGYVKSPLIWGIHSGTENPINDHKEIYDKKFAISRIGSGSHLMPIVDALNNDKKIEESQFHIINNLKSALVSLEKQETDVFYWEKYTTKPYVERGELKRIGEYVTPWPCFVLAAHNDIINERPKDISRVLRQIQRSSAQFMENEDAVEMVSERFAIKKEDASKWYHATEWATDGWVSNKMLKNVVYTLKAANIIDEMADTEQLVWQRNSI; the protein is encoded by the coding sequence GTGAGTAAAACGATAAGAATCGGTGGGGTTCCCGAACATTATAATACCCCAATCCATTTAGCAATTGAATCAGGCGCAATTGAAAATGAAGGACTTAAGGTAGAGTGGAAAACCTTTGAAGGTGGAACAGGTGAAATGAGAGAAGCTCTTATCAACAATGAAGTTGATATTTGTGCCATTTTAACAGAAGGAATTGTTAGTGGAATTCTTCAAGGGGTTCCTGCCAAGATTATTAGTGGTTATGTGAAGAGCCCTTTGATTTGGGGAATCCATAGCGGAACGGAGAATCCTATCAATGACCATAAAGAAATATACGATAAAAAGTTTGCCATCAGTAGAATTGGCTCAGGCTCTCATTTAATGCCTATAGTAGATGCACTAAATAATGACAAAAAAATAGAGGAATCTCAATTTCACATCATTAACAATTTAAAAAGTGCATTAGTGTCATTAGAAAAGCAAGAAACTGACGTTTTCTATTGGGAAAAGTATACCACTAAGCCTTATGTTGAAAGAGGTGAATTAAAAAGAATAGGTGAATATGTTACGCCCTGGCCTTGTTTTGTTTTGGCTGCTCACAATGACATCATTAATGAAAGACCGAAGGATATTTCACGAGTTTTGAGACAAATTCAGCGTTCATCTGCCCAGTTTATGGAAAATGAAGATGCAGTGGAAATGGTGAGTGAAAGATTTGCAATAAAAAAAGAAGATGCCTCTAAGTGGTATCATGCTACCGAATGGGCTACTGATGGATGGGTTAGCAATAAGATGCTGAAAAATGTAGTTTACACTTTAAAGGCTGCTAATATTATTGATGAAATGGCGGATACAGAGCAGCTTGTTTGGCAGAGAAATAGTATATAA